The following proteins are co-located in the Pseudarthrobacter siccitolerans genome:
- a CDS encoding class I SAM-dependent DNA methyltransferase yields the protein MPPKLKVDLAPSTMKELKDTLWKAADKLRGSMDASQYKDVILGLVFLKYVSDAFEERRGQIQAELEADGLNEEQIAQLIDDVDEYTGRGVFWVSPRARWTYLAENAKGLDAVDGAAPKSIGLLIDEAMELIMTDNKSLAATLPKIYNRDNVDQRRLGELLDLFNSARFTGQGASKARDLLGEVYEYFLEKFAKAEGKRGGEFYTPAGVVRVLVEVLEPHRGRVYDPCCGSGGMFVQAEKFLAAHHLEGSDISVYGQELNERTWRMAKMNLAIHGLNANLASRWGDTFARDQHPELTGTNGADFIMANPPFNIKDWARSESDPRWKYGVPPAGNANYAWIQHIISKLAPGGSAGVVMANGSMSSNSGGEGEIRAQLVEADLVSCMVALPTQLFRSTGIPVCTWFFAKDKTAGPRGSVDRTGQVLFIDARNLGYMVDRAERALSDDDIAKIANAYHAWRGTASAVEAGLTYDDEAGFCYSASLAEVKTADYALTPGRYVGAADVEDDGEPIEEKIARLSKKLFEQFEESERLAAVVREQLRRVL from the coding sequence ATGCCCCCGAAACTGAAGGTGGACCTCGCCCCGTCCACTATGAAGGAACTCAAGGACACCCTTTGGAAGGCGGCGGACAAGCTCCGCGGCTCGATGGATGCCTCGCAGTATAAAGACGTGATCCTGGGGCTGGTGTTCCTGAAGTACGTGTCTGACGCGTTCGAGGAGCGGCGTGGGCAGATCCAGGCCGAGCTGGAGGCTGACGGGCTCAACGAAGAGCAGATCGCCCAGCTGATCGACGACGTGGACGAGTACACCGGCCGCGGCGTGTTCTGGGTATCGCCCCGGGCGCGCTGGACCTACCTGGCGGAGAACGCCAAGGGCCTGGACGCGGTGGACGGCGCGGCACCGAAGTCCATCGGGCTGCTGATTGATGAAGCAATGGAGCTCATCATGACCGACAACAAGTCCCTGGCCGCCACGCTCCCCAAGATCTACAACCGCGACAACGTGGACCAGCGCCGCCTGGGCGAGCTGCTGGACCTGTTCAACTCCGCCCGCTTTACCGGCCAGGGCGCCAGCAAGGCCCGTGACCTGCTGGGCGAGGTGTACGAGTACTTCCTCGAGAAGTTCGCCAAGGCCGAGGGCAAGCGCGGCGGCGAGTTCTACACCCCGGCCGGCGTGGTCCGGGTGCTGGTGGAAGTGCTGGAACCGCACCGCGGGCGGGTGTACGACCCGTGCTGTGGTTCGGGCGGCATGTTCGTCCAGGCCGAGAAGTTCCTCGCTGCACATCATCTGGAGGGCTCGGACATCTCCGTCTACGGCCAGGAGCTCAACGAGCGCACCTGGCGTATGGCCAAGATGAACCTTGCCATCCATGGCTTGAACGCAAACCTGGCCTCGCGCTGGGGCGACACGTTCGCCCGCGACCAGCACCCGGAGCTGACCGGGACAAACGGTGCGGACTTCATCATGGCCAACCCGCCGTTCAACATTAAGGACTGGGCCCGCTCCGAATCCGATCCGCGCTGGAAGTACGGCGTCCCGCCGGCAGGCAACGCCAACTACGCCTGGATCCAGCACATCATCTCCAAGCTGGCGCCAGGCGGCAGCGCCGGCGTGGTCATGGCCAACGGCTCCATGTCCTCCAACTCCGGCGGCGAAGGCGAGATCCGCGCGCAGCTGGTGGAGGCCGACCTTGTCTCCTGCATGGTGGCCCTGCCCACCCAGCTCTTCCGCAGCACCGGCATCCCGGTGTGCACGTGGTTCTTCGCGAAGGACAAGACCGCAGGCCCGCGGGGTTCGGTGGACCGGACCGGGCAGGTCCTGTTCATCGACGCCAGGAACCTGGGCTACATGGTGGACCGCGCCGAGCGTGCCCTGTCCGATGATGACATCGCCAAGATCGCCAACGCCTACCACGCCTGGCGCGGGACCGCTTCGGCGGTTGAGGCAGGGCTGACGTACGACGACGAGGCCGGCTTCTGCTATTCGGCCAGCCTTGCGGAGGTGAAGACTGCAGACTATGCACTGACGCCGGGACGGTACGTCGGAGCTGCCGATGTTGAGGACGACGGCGAGCCGATCGAGGAGAAGATCGCAAGGTTGTCGAAGAAGCTGTTTGAGCAGTTCGAGGAGTCTGAGCGGCTGGCGGCTGTAGTGCGCGAGCAGTTGAGGAGGGTGTTGTGA